In a genomic window of Nocardiopsis mwathae:
- the recN gene encoding DNA repair protein RecN has translation MLEEVHIRGLGVIDDAVLELSPGFTVVTGETGAGKTMVVTGLGLLFGGRADPQRVRPGTGRAVVEGRLTVPADGRVAERVVEAGGDLDEDVLILTRMVSAEGRSRATLGGRSAPVSLLAYLADDLVAVHGQSDQQRLLRPERQRAALDRYAGAELNRTWTSYTAAYRRHREITEVLDELTTRARERAQEADLLRFGLEEIAAAELRPGEDAELLGEENRLAHADALRVAATTAHEALTGDPAAEVQADVVGLLAAARASLTAVREHDTALASLADRLDEASYVLSDAATELASYAESVEADPARLAAVQERRSLLTQLSRKYGETVDDVLAWAEDAAKRLADLEGDDDRIEELRAEEAEVGARLDALATELTRIRVEAAERFGAAVTEELTALAMPHARVSVRVTTGDGFGPHGRDDIELLLAPHPSAPPLPLNKGASGGELSRVMLAIEVVFAGADPVPTFVFDEVDAGVGGKAAVEIGRRLARLARRAQVIVVTHLPQVAAFADNHLVVEKSNEGTVTESGVTRLDRGGRARELSRMLAGLEDSELGRAHAEELLTIAAADRAS, from the coding sequence GTGCTCGAAGAAGTCCATATCCGCGGTCTCGGCGTCATCGATGACGCCGTTCTGGAACTGTCTCCGGGATTCACCGTCGTCACGGGTGAGACCGGTGCCGGCAAGACCATGGTGGTGACCGGGCTGGGGCTGCTCTTCGGCGGGCGCGCCGACCCGCAGCGGGTGCGTCCGGGCACCGGCCGCGCGGTGGTGGAGGGGCGCCTCACCGTGCCAGCCGACGGCCGTGTCGCCGAGCGCGTCGTCGAGGCCGGCGGCGACCTGGACGAGGACGTCCTCATCCTGACCCGCATGGTGTCGGCCGAGGGGCGGTCCCGTGCGACCCTCGGCGGCCGGTCGGCGCCGGTGAGTCTGCTCGCCTACCTCGCCGACGACCTGGTGGCCGTGCACGGCCAGTCCGACCAGCAGCGGCTCCTGCGCCCGGAGCGCCAGCGGGCCGCGCTCGACCGCTACGCCGGTGCCGAGCTGAACCGTACGTGGACGTCCTACACGGCGGCCTACCGCCGCCATCGCGAGATCACCGAGGTCCTCGACGAGCTCACCACCCGCGCGCGCGAACGCGCGCAGGAGGCCGATCTGCTGCGCTTCGGCCTGGAGGAGATCGCCGCTGCGGAACTCCGGCCGGGCGAGGACGCCGAGCTGCTGGGGGAGGAGAACCGGCTGGCGCACGCCGACGCGCTCCGGGTCGCCGCCACCACGGCGCACGAGGCGCTCACCGGTGATCCGGCCGCCGAGGTGCAGGCCGACGTGGTGGGCCTGCTCGCGGCGGCGCGCGCCTCCCTGACCGCGGTGCGCGAGCACGACACCGCGTTGGCCTCCCTTGCCGACCGCCTCGACGAGGCCTCCTACGTTCTCAGCGACGCCGCCACGGAGCTGGCCTCCTACGCCGAGTCGGTGGAGGCCGACCCCGCACGGCTCGCCGCCGTCCAGGAGCGCCGTTCCCTGCTCACCCAGCTCTCCCGGAAGTACGGGGAGACCGTCGACGACGTCCTCGCCTGGGCCGAGGACGCCGCCAAGCGTCTGGCGGACCTGGAGGGCGACGACGACCGGATCGAGGAGCTGCGCGCCGAGGAGGCGGAGGTCGGCGCCCGGCTCGACGCGCTCGCCACCGAGCTCACCCGGATCCGCGTCGAGGCAGCCGAGCGGTTCGGTGCCGCGGTCACCGAGGAGCTCACCGCTCTGGCGATGCCGCACGCCCGTGTGAGCGTGCGGGTCACCACCGGCGACGGGTTCGGCCCGCACGGCCGCGACGACATCGAACTCCTCCTGGCCCCGCACCCCAGCGCACCGCCGCTGCCGCTGAACAAGGGCGCGTCCGGCGGTGAGCTGTCCCGGGTCATGCTCGCCATCGAGGTGGTGTTCGCGGGCGCCGACCCCGTTCCCACGTTCGTCTTCGACGAGGTCGACGCGGGGGTGGGCGGCAAGGCCGCGGTCGAGATCGGCCGCCGGCTGGCCCGCTTGGCGCGGCGGGCTCAGGTCATCGTCGTCACGCACCTGCCGCAGGTCGCGGCGTTCGCCGACAACCACCTCGTGGTGGAGAAGTCCAACGAAGGAACGGTGACCGAGAGCGGGGTGACCCGGCTGGACCGGGGCGGTCGGGCCCGGGAGCTGTCCCGGATGCTGGCCGGCCTGGAAGACTCCGAGCTGGGGCGCGCGCACGCCGAGGAGCTGCTCACGATCGCCGCCGCCGACCGCGCCTCCTGA
- the steA gene encoding putative cytokinetic ring protein SteA: protein MKVPAALSARLTRLRRPITDDGSAGVTAPARSDRRTKDLTKRLRPGDIAIIDHVDIDRVSAEALLERGVSAVVNVATSISGRYPNLGPGLIVEAGVPLVDDVDPEVFARVHDGEELRLEGGTLYRGDEVLAKGVVQNTDSVAAAMAEARAGLSVQLEAFAANTMEYLKRERELLFDGVGIPDLRTDIDGRHVLIVVRGYHYREDISTLRSYIREYRPVMIGVDGGADALLEAGYRPDIIVGDFDSVSDRALATGAELVVHAYRDGRAPGLKRLTDLGYEPVVFPATGTSEDVAMMLADDSGATLIVAVGTHATLEEFLDKGRAGMASTFLTRLRVGGKLVDAKGVSRLYRSRISPWALLALVAASLLTVLVAAYSSPAGQVYLTSLAARWDALVYWLTGLFT, encoded by the coding sequence ATGAAGGTTCCGGCGGCGCTCAGCGCCCGACTCACACGACTCCGTCGACCGATCACCGACGACGGTTCCGCCGGTGTTACCGCCCCCGCCCGCTCGGACCGTCGGACCAAAGACCTCACCAAGCGCCTCAGACCCGGCGACATCGCGATCATCGACCACGTCGACATCGACCGCGTCAGCGCCGAGGCGCTGCTCGAACGCGGCGTCTCCGCCGTGGTCAACGTCGCCACCAGCATCAGCGGCCGCTACCCCAACCTGGGGCCGGGACTGATCGTGGAGGCGGGTGTCCCGCTCGTCGACGACGTCGACCCCGAGGTCTTCGCGCGCGTCCACGACGGTGAGGAGCTGCGGCTGGAGGGCGGGACCCTGTACCGGGGCGACGAGGTCCTGGCCAAGGGCGTCGTGCAGAACACCGACTCCGTCGCCGCCGCCATGGCCGAGGCCCGCGCCGGACTCTCGGTGCAGCTGGAGGCGTTCGCCGCGAACACCATGGAGTACCTCAAGCGGGAGCGGGAACTCCTCTTCGACGGCGTCGGCATCCCCGACCTCAGGACGGACATCGACGGCCGCCACGTGCTCATCGTCGTCCGCGGCTACCACTACCGCGAGGACATCTCGACCCTGCGCTCCTACATCCGCGAGTACCGCCCCGTCATGATCGGGGTGGACGGCGGCGCCGACGCGCTCCTGGAGGCCGGTTACCGGCCCGACATCATCGTGGGGGACTTCGACTCGGTGTCGGACCGGGCCCTGGCCACCGGTGCCGAGCTGGTGGTGCACGCCTACCGGGACGGCCGCGCCCCCGGGCTCAAGCGCCTCACCGACCTGGGGTACGAGCCCGTCGTGTTCCCGGCCACGGGCACCAGCGAAGACGTGGCCATGATGCTCGCCGACGACTCGGGGGCGACGCTCATCGTCGCGGTCGGCACGCACGCCACCCTGGAGGAGTTCCTGGACAAGGGGCGCGCCGGGATGGCCAGCACTTTCCTCACCCGGCTGCGTGTCGGCGGCAAGCTGGTGGACGCCAAGGGTGTGAGCCGCCTCTACCGCAGCCGGATCTCGCCGTGGGCGCTGCTCGCGCTCGTCGCGGCGTCTCTGCTCACCGTCCTCGTCGCGGCGTACAGCTCGCCGGCGGGACAGGTGTATCTCACCTCCCTCGCAGCGCGTTGGGACGCGCTCGTCTACTGGCTCACGGGGCTGTTCACGTGA
- a CDS encoding copper transporter encodes MIDFRYHLVSIVAIFLALTVGLVLGTTMLQDPLLNTLKSETSDLREQSDQLRSDKDVADKLNAGGGELISAYADAMLADLLDDVDVVVLESPGVDTATRDELVARIEQAGGNVPGQVVFTDKYVDPGQATFVDELTEQLAEGMRLPKGGAHEKAGAELARAVLRPEDDARGGGDDDAADGSDDEAGEEFDADAVLAGFTEAGLLTVQGRVAERADIAVVLAPARPFTAENAPSPKDAENPPGNDVMLALTRALDDASDGAVLVGGTGSTDPGGLVAQARAEEAAFSTVDSAGSTSGNVVAVLVIADARATRSGAYGIGDGVDGFLPDPLPEPVEKKDADNGNRQQQDVQASASTS; translated from the coding sequence GTGATCGATTTCCGCTACCACCTGGTGTCCATCGTCGCGATCTTCCTCGCGCTGACGGTCGGGCTGGTGCTCGGCACCACCATGCTGCAGGACCCGCTTCTGAACACGCTCAAGTCGGAGACCTCCGACCTGCGCGAGCAGAGCGACCAGCTGCGGTCGGACAAGGACGTCGCCGACAAGCTGAACGCGGGCGGAGGCGAACTCATCTCGGCCTACGCCGACGCCATGCTCGCCGACCTGCTGGACGACGTCGACGTGGTCGTCCTGGAGTCCCCCGGGGTCGACACGGCGACCCGCGACGAGCTGGTCGCCCGCATCGAGCAGGCCGGGGGCAACGTGCCCGGCCAGGTGGTGTTCACCGACAAGTACGTCGATCCCGGACAGGCGACGTTCGTGGACGAGCTCACCGAGCAGCTCGCCGAGGGGATGCGGCTGCCCAAGGGCGGGGCGCATGAGAAGGCCGGAGCCGAGCTCGCCCGCGCCGTGCTGCGGCCCGAGGACGACGCACGCGGCGGCGGTGACGACGACGCGGCGGACGGGTCCGATGACGAGGCGGGCGAGGAGTTCGACGCCGACGCCGTACTCGCCGGCTTCACCGAGGCCGGGCTGCTGACCGTGCAGGGCCGGGTCGCCGAGCGGGCCGATATCGCCGTGGTTCTCGCCCCGGCGCGGCCGTTCACCGCCGAGAACGCCCCGTCGCCGAAGGACGCCGAGAATCCTCCGGGCAACGACGTGATGCTGGCCCTGACCCGCGCACTGGACGACGCCTCGGACGGCGCGGTGCTGGTCGGCGGGACCGGTTCCACCGACCCCGGCGGTCTCGTCGCGCAGGCCCGAGCGGAGGAGGCGGCGTTCAGCACCGTCGACAGCGCCGGGTCGACCAGCGGAAACGTCGTCGCCGTCCTGGTCATCGCGGACGCGAGGGCCACGCGCAGCGGCGCCTACGGCATCGGTGACGGTGTCGACGGCTTCCTGCCGGACCCCCTGCCCGAGCCCGTCGAGAAGAAGGACGCGGACAACGGAAACCGGCAGCAGCAGGACGTGCAGGCGTCGGCGTCCACATCGTGA
- the murJ gene encoding murein biosynthesis integral membrane protein MurJ, with translation MSPRRRLLAGVAGAAVLIAVVTAFARMAGFGRTLVFSQTVGDNCLGTAYVTANMLPTILFEIVIGGALAGMVVPVLASGADKGQGEQVRQTASALVTWVVVIAVPLSLLLAAVSVPAMAVMLGPGAGCDRADLVRLAVRFLLVFSPQILFYGLAAVLYGILQAHRRFLAPALAPLVSSLVVMAAYIAFRPLGGAYTDDLAHLPLNAELTLSVGTTAGVAALFLTALVPTMRLRLGLRPRLSFPPGVARKVRSLAAAALLPLVAMQLSLLLAAALANRGGGSGAIVLNNYAWVLFTLPYGIIAVPIATSAFTTLAVRHGESDRRGFDRVLSGSARASAIITAALATGLAAAAAPVASLFAEADPLPLQRALLCYAPGIVGFGLLALLSRALYASRHGREAALAQVAGWGAVMVANAALVWLLPPDWTVAALGAGTSLGLTLAAVLLGAATLRAHGRAAFAGLGRGLLAVAAGAAAGYPAGAAVSAWSRPLLEAGPWGDAAAAVAAGGAAIAAFGALALLIDGRAVRAAVRRLRAADGAQEGPGEDGTARNGGGNPGGGASGGGTDDGEVKGEGR, from the coding sequence ATGAGCCCGAGGCGACGTCTGCTGGCCGGGGTCGCGGGTGCGGCGGTGCTGATCGCCGTGGTGACCGCCTTCGCGCGGATGGCCGGATTCGGGCGGACCCTGGTCTTCTCGCAGACCGTCGGGGACAACTGCCTGGGCACCGCCTACGTCACGGCGAACATGCTGCCCACCATCCTCTTCGAGATCGTCATCGGGGGCGCGCTCGCCGGGATGGTGGTGCCGGTGCTGGCCTCCGGCGCCGACAAGGGGCAGGGCGAGCAGGTGCGGCAGACGGCATCGGCCCTGGTCACCTGGGTGGTCGTCATCGCCGTGCCGTTGAGCCTGCTGCTCGCCGCGGTGTCGGTCCCGGCGATGGCGGTGATGCTGGGCCCGGGAGCGGGGTGCGACCGCGCCGACCTGGTCCGGCTGGCCGTCCGGTTCCTGCTGGTCTTCTCCCCGCAGATCCTGTTCTACGGACTGGCCGCCGTGCTCTACGGCATCCTCCAGGCGCACCGGCGCTTCCTCGCCCCGGCGCTGGCCCCGCTCGTCTCCAGCCTCGTGGTGATGGCCGCCTACATCGCCTTCCGTCCCCTGGGCGGGGCCTACACCGACGACCTGGCCCACCTGCCGCTGAACGCGGAGCTGACCCTGTCGGTGGGGACCACGGCCGGTGTCGCCGCGCTGTTCCTCACCGCGCTCGTCCCGACGATGCGGCTGCGGCTCGGGCTGCGCCCGCGGTTGTCCTTCCCGCCGGGGGTGGCGCGCAAGGTGCGGTCGCTGGCCGCGGCCGCACTGCTGCCGCTGGTGGCCATGCAGCTCAGCCTGCTCCTGGCGGCCGCCCTGGCGAACCGGGGCGGCGGCTCGGGCGCGATCGTGCTGAACAACTACGCCTGGGTGCTGTTCACGCTGCCCTACGGGATCATCGCGGTCCCCATCGCCACCAGCGCGTTCACCACCCTGGCGGTCCGGCACGGGGAGAGCGACCGGCGGGGGTTCGATCGGGTGCTGTCGGGGAGCGCCCGCGCCTCGGCGATCATCACGGCGGCGCTGGCGACCGGGCTGGCCGCCGCGGCCGCACCGGTGGCGTCCCTGTTCGCCGAGGCCGACCCGCTGCCGCTGCAGCGCGCACTGCTCTGCTACGCGCCGGGCATCGTCGGGTTCGGCCTTCTCGCCCTGCTCAGCCGGGCGCTGTACGCCTCCCGGCACGGCCGCGAGGCGGCGCTGGCCCAGGTGGCGGGGTGGGGCGCGGTGATGGTCGCCAACGCGGCCCTGGTCTGGCTCCTGCCCCCCGACTGGACGGTGGCGGCCCTGGGCGCGGGCACCTCCCTCGGGTTGACACTGGCCGCCGTGCTCTTGGGCGCCGCGACCCTGCGGGCGCACGGGCGCGCGGCCTTCGCCGGGCTGGGCCGGGGGTTGCTGGCGGTGGCCGCCGGAGCGGCGGCGGGGTATCCGGCCGGTGCGGCGGTCTCGGCGTGGTCCCGGCCGCTCCTGGAGGCCGGGCCGTGGGGTGACGCCGCGGCCGCCGTGGCCGCGGGAGGGGCCGCGATCGCGGCCTTCGGAGCGCTGGCGCTGCTGATCGACGGCCGCGCGGTGCGCGCCGCGGTGCGCCGCCTGCGCGCCGCCGACGGGGCACAGGAGGGACCGGGCGAGGACGGCACCGCGCGCAACGGCGGAGGCAACCCCGGTGGGGGCGCTTCCGGCGGTGGCACGGACGACGGTGAGGTCAAGGGTGAGGGCAGATGA
- a CDS encoding glycosyltransferase family 4 protein — MRVALVIGTSSGGVGNHVRSLSAGLVDRGHRVAVVGPPGTDEHFGFTGAGARFAAVDVGALPRPGTDAVAVARLSGMLARADVVHAHGVRAGALCALAGAAPLAVTVHNAPPQASGPRSLVFRVLERIVARRADVVLGVSGDLVERMRAHGARRVLPAVVTAPPMPPAAVPRDVVRVGLGVPEDRPLVLVVARLAAQKGLDVLLEAASLVAARGAAEAGPPLIAVAGDGPLRGDLARRIDARDLPVRLLGHRTDIPDLLAAADLFVLPSMWEGPSLVIMEALRAGLPVVATRVGGIPDLYEDVALLVPPGDAVALAEAMGRVLGDPGLAAKMRADAERAAERLPTEEDALRQVEGVYASLTRG, encoded by the coding sequence ATGCGGGTCGCGCTGGTGATCGGTACCAGCAGCGGGGGGGTGGGAAACCATGTCCGGTCGCTGAGCGCGGGTCTGGTCGACCGCGGCCACCGGGTCGCGGTGGTCGGGCCTCCGGGCACCGACGAGCACTTCGGCTTCACCGGCGCCGGAGCGCGCTTCGCCGCCGTCGACGTCGGTGCGCTGCCGCGCCCGGGGACCGACGCCGTCGCGGTCGCGCGGCTCAGCGGGATGCTGGCCCGCGCCGACGTGGTGCACGCCCACGGCGTCCGCGCCGGTGCCCTGTGCGCACTGGCCGGGGCGGCCCCGCTCGCCGTCACCGTGCACAACGCGCCGCCGCAGGCGTCCGGTCCGCGCAGCCTGGTGTTCCGGGTGCTGGAGCGGATCGTGGCGCGGCGCGCCGACGTCGTACTGGGGGTATCCGGCGACCTGGTGGAGCGGATGCGCGCACACGGTGCCCGCAGGGTGCTGCCCGCCGTGGTCACGGCGCCGCCGATGCCTCCCGCCGCCGTCCCCCGCGACGTCGTGCGGGTGGGGCTGGGTGTCCCCGAGGACCGGCCGCTCGTACTGGTGGTCGCCCGGCTTGCCGCGCAGAAGGGGCTCGACGTGCTGCTGGAGGCGGCGTCCCTGGTCGCGGCGCGGGGTGCCGCGGAGGCCGGGCCGCCGCTCATCGCCGTCGCGGGGGACGGCCCGCTCCGCGGTGACCTGGCCCGCCGGATCGACGCGCGCGACCTACCGGTCCGGCTGCTCGGCCATCGCACCGACATCCCGGACCTGCTCGCGGCCGCGGACCTGTTCGTGCTGCCGAGCATGTGGGAGGGGCCGTCGCTGGTCATCATGGAGGCGCTGCGTGCCGGGCTGCCCGTGGTGGCGACGCGGGTGGGCGGTATCCCCGACCTGTACGAGGACGTCGCCCTGTTGGTGCCGCCGGGTGATGCGGTGGCGCTGGCGGAGGCGATGGGCCGGGTGCTCGGTGATCCGGGCCTGGCGGCGAAGATGCGGGCGGACGCCGAGCGCGCGGCCGAGCGGCTGCCCACCGAGGAGGACGCGCTGCGCCAGGTGGAGGGTGTCTACGCGTCGTTGACGCGGGGGTGA
- a CDS encoding TerC family protein, which yields MNVPLWVWIATIGAMVAVLVIDLAIVDRPWNKKSGPREFGVKQAAWWAAFYVGIAILFGFGLWYFAGATVAGEYFAGFITEKSLSVDNLFVFYLIIGGFAVPRRYQHEVLLVGIVIALVMRGFFIAIGAQAINAWSEVFYVFGAFLIFTAVKIIRDHLDHDGDADYTDSFAVRMVRKVWPVTDTYHGARMTVKIDGRRYVTPMLMVIVAIGVTDLVFAVDSIPAIFGLTQDPYIVFTANAFALLGLRQLYFLLAGLMDRLAYISWGLSAIMVFIGIKMILHALHESGVAAPEITTGTSLVVIIGVMTVTVVASLLRSRGGAKREEKQLEVERGGAE from the coding sequence ATGAACGTTCCCCTGTGGGTCTGGATCGCAACGATCGGCGCGATGGTCGCCGTCCTGGTGATCGACCTCGCCATCGTCGACCGCCCGTGGAACAAGAAGAGCGGTCCGCGAGAGTTCGGTGTGAAGCAGGCCGCGTGGTGGGCCGCCTTCTACGTCGGGATCGCGATCCTCTTCGGGTTCGGGCTCTGGTACTTCGCCGGCGCCACCGTGGCGGGGGAGTACTTCGCCGGGTTCATCACCGAGAAGAGCCTGAGCGTCGACAACCTCTTCGTCTTCTACCTGATCATCGGCGGTTTCGCGGTCCCCCGCCGGTACCAGCACGAGGTGCTGCTGGTCGGAATCGTGATCGCGCTGGTCATGCGCGGGTTCTTCATCGCGATCGGCGCCCAGGCCATCAACGCCTGGAGCGAGGTCTTCTACGTCTTCGGCGCCTTCCTCATCTTCACCGCCGTGAAGATCATCCGCGACCACCTCGACCACGACGGGGACGCCGACTACACCGACAGCTTCGCGGTGCGGATGGTCCGCAAGGTCTGGCCGGTGACCGACACTTACCACGGCGCGCGCATGACGGTGAAGATCGACGGGCGCCGCTATGTGACCCCGATGCTCATGGTCATCGTCGCGATCGGCGTCACCGACCTGGTGTTCGCGGTCGACTCCATCCCGGCGATCTTCGGCCTGACCCAGGACCCCTACATCGTCTTCACCGCCAATGCCTTCGCCCTCCTCGGGCTGCGCCAGCTCTACTTCCTGCTCGCCGGGCTGATGGACCGGCTCGCCTACATCAGCTGGGGCCTGTCCGCGATCATGGTGTTCATCGGGATCAAGATGATCCTGCACGCGCTGCACGAGAGCGGCGTGGCCGCCCCGGAGATCACCACGGGCACCTCCCTGGTCGTGATCATCGGCGTGATGACCGTCACTGTCGTGGCGAGCCTGCTGCGGTCCCGGGGCGGCGCCAAGCGCGAGGAGAAGCAGCTGGAGGTCGAGCGCGGCGGCGCCGAATGA
- the uvrA gene encoding excinuclease ABC subunit UvrA — translation MAEQLVIRGAREHNLKDISLDLPRDAMIVFTGLSGSGKSSLAFDTIFAEGQRRYVESLSAYARQFLGQMDKPDVDFIEGLSPAVSIDQKSTSRNPRSTVGTITEVYDYLRLLWARIGVPHCPECGREIARQTPQQIVDRVLELTEGTRFQVLAPVVRGRKGEYTELFKDLQAKGFTRAMVDGTMARLDEAPALKKQEKHDIAVIVDRLTVKESAKKRLTDSIETALELAGGTITLDFVDLPDDDPEREKVFSEHLYCPYDDLSFEELEPRSFSFNSPFGACAECAGLGTRMEVDSELLIPDPGKTLNEGAIAPWSGGHATEYFGRLMQAVGDAVGFDLDTPWERLPKTARKALLDGHDTQVHVRYRNRYGRTRSYYTDFEGVIPWVKRRHSESESDFSRERLEGYMRTVPCPACDGKRLKPVVLAVTVGGASIADVSALPLSECARFLRDLRLSERDRVIASQVLKEINARLGFLLDVGLDYLNLERPSGSLSGGEAQRIRLATQIGSGLVGVLYVLDEPSIGLHQRDNFRLLETLQRLRDIGNTLIVVEHDEDTIRAADWVVDIGPGAGEHGGKVVVSGSVEQLLASTDSATGDYLSGRRGIEVPTTRRPTAKGRELVVKGARENNLKDIDVAFPLGVFTAVTGVSGSGKSTLVNEILYKALAKELHGARSVPGRHTRVNGLGQVDKVVHVDQSPIGRTPRSNPATYTGVFDHIRKLFAQTTEAKMRGYQPGRFSFNIKGGRCEACAGDGTIKIEMQFLPDVYVPCEVCHGARYNRETLDVHYKGRTISEVLNMPVEEALEFFEPISAIRRHMQTLNDVGLGYVRLGQPATTLSGGEAQRVKLASELQRRSTGRTVYVLDEPTTGLHFEDIRKLLGVLDRLADNGNTVIVIEHNLDVIKTADHLIDMGPEGGAGGGTVVATGTPEQVAAADGSYTGQFLAKML, via the coding sequence ATGGCCGAGCAGCTGGTGATCCGGGGAGCCCGGGAGCACAACCTCAAGGACATCTCCCTCGACCTGCCCCGCGACGCGATGATCGTGTTCACCGGACTCTCCGGGTCGGGCAAGTCGTCGCTCGCGTTCGACACGATCTTCGCCGAGGGGCAGCGCCGCTATGTGGAGTCGCTGTCGGCCTACGCCCGCCAGTTCCTCGGCCAGATGGACAAGCCCGACGTCGACTTCATCGAGGGCCTGTCACCGGCGGTCTCCATCGACCAGAAGTCGACCAGCCGCAACCCCCGCTCGACCGTCGGCACCATCACCGAGGTCTACGACTACCTGCGGCTGCTGTGGGCGCGCATCGGTGTGCCGCACTGTCCCGAGTGCGGCCGGGAGATCGCCCGGCAGACCCCGCAGCAGATCGTGGACCGGGTCCTGGAGCTGACCGAGGGCACCCGGTTCCAGGTGCTCGCCCCCGTCGTGCGCGGGCGCAAGGGCGAGTACACCGAGCTCTTCAAGGACCTGCAGGCCAAGGGCTTCACCCGGGCCATGGTGGACGGCACCATGGCCCGGCTCGATGAGGCACCGGCCCTGAAGAAGCAGGAGAAGCACGACATCGCCGTCATCGTCGACCGGCTCACCGTCAAGGAGTCGGCGAAGAAGCGGCTCACCGACTCCATCGAGACCGCGCTGGAGCTGGCCGGCGGCACGATCACGCTGGACTTCGTCGACCTGCCCGACGACGACCCCGAGCGCGAGAAGGTCTTCTCCGAACACCTCTACTGCCCCTACGACGACCTCTCCTTCGAGGAGCTGGAGCCGCGCTCCTTCTCCTTCAACTCACCCTTCGGTGCCTGCGCCGAGTGCGCCGGTCTGGGCACGCGCATGGAGGTCGACTCCGAGCTGCTCATCCCGGACCCCGGTAAGACGCTGAACGAGGGCGCCATCGCGCCCTGGTCGGGCGGCCACGCCACCGAGTACTTCGGACGCCTCATGCAGGCCGTGGGCGACGCCGTCGGCTTCGACCTCGACACCCCGTGGGAGCGGCTGCCCAAGACCGCCCGCAAGGCCCTGCTCGACGGCCACGACACCCAGGTTCACGTCCGCTACCGCAACCGCTACGGGCGCACTCGCTCCTACTACACCGACTTCGAAGGCGTCATCCCGTGGGTGAAGCGCCGCCACTCCGAGAGCGAGAGCGACTTCAGCCGCGAGCGCCTTGAGGGCTACATGCGCACCGTTCCCTGCCCGGCGTGCGACGGAAAGCGCCTCAAGCCGGTGGTCCTGGCGGTCACGGTGGGCGGCGCCTCCATCGCCGATGTCAGCGCCCTGCCGCTCAGCGAGTGCGCCCGGTTCCTGCGCGACCTGCGGCTGAGCGAGCGGGACCGGGTCATCGCCTCCCAGGTGCTCAAGGAGATCAACGCCCGGCTGGGCTTCCTGCTCGACGTCGGACTGGACTACCTCAACCTGGAGCGGCCCTCCGGTTCGCTCTCCGGCGGTGAGGCACAGCGCATCCGGCTGGCCACGCAGATCGGCTCCGGGCTGGTGGGCGTCCTCTACGTGCTCGACGAGCCGTCCATCGGCCTGCACCAGCGCGACAACTTCCGGCTGCTGGAGACCCTGCAGCGGCTGCGCGACATCGGCAACACCCTCATCGTGGTGGAGCACGACGAGGACACCATCCGGGCCGCCGACTGGGTCGTCGACATCGGCCCCGGCGCGGGCGAGCACGGCGGCAAGGTCGTCGTCTCCGGCTCCGTCGAGCAGCTGCTCGCCAGCACCGACTCCGCCACCGGCGACTACCTGTCGGGGCGCCGGGGCATCGAGGTGCCCACCACGCGCCGCCCCACCGCCAAGGGGCGCGAACTCGTGGTCAAGGGCGCCCGCGAGAACAACCTCAAGGACATCGACGTCGCCTTCCCTCTCGGGGTGTTCACCGCCGTCACCGGGGTCTCCGGCTCCGGCAAGTCCACCCTGGTCAACGAGATCCTGTACAAGGCCCTGGCCAAGGAGCTGCACGGCGCCCGCTCGGTGCCGGGGCGGCACACCAGGGTCAACGGGCTGGGGCAGGTCGACAAGGTCGTGCACGTCGACCAGAGCCCCATCGGCCGCACCCCGCGGTCCAACCCCGCCACCTACACCGGCGTCTTCGACCACATCCGCAAGCTGTTCGCGCAGACCACCGAGGCGAAGATGCGCGGCTACCAGCCGGGCCGGTTCTCCTTCAACATCAAGGGCGGCCGCTGCGAGGCGTGCGCGGGCGACGGCACGATCAAGATCGAGATGCAGTTCCTGCCCGACGTGTACGTCCCCTGCGAGGTGTGCCACGGTGCGCGGTACAACCGCGAGACCCTGGACGTGCACTACAAGGGCAGGACCATCTCCGAGGTCCTGAACATGCCGGTCGAGGAGGCCCTGGAGTTCTTCGAGCCGATCTCCGCGATCCGCAGGCACATGCAGACCCTCAACGATGTCGGGCTGGGCTACGTGCGGCTGGGCCAGCCCGCGACCACGCTGTCCGGCGGCGAGGCCCAGCGCGTCAAACTCGCCTCGGAACTGCAGCGCCGCTCGACCGGGCGCACCGTCTACGTGCTGGACGAGCCCACCACCGGCCTGCACTTCGAGGACATCCGCAAGCTGCTGGGAGTGCTGGACCGGCTGGCCGACAACGGCAACACCGTCATCGTCATCGAGCACAACCTGGACGTCATCAAGACCGCCGACCACCTCATCGACATGGGGCCCGAGGGCGGTGCGGGAGGCGGCACGGTCGTCGCCACCGGCACCCCCGAGCAGGTCGCGGCCGCGGACGGCTCCTACACCGGGCAGTTCCTCGCCAAGATGCTCTAG